The Vicia villosa cultivar HV-30 ecotype Madison, WI unplaced genomic scaffold, Vvil1.0 ctg.003808F_1_1, whole genome shotgun sequence genome contains a region encoding:
- the LOC131641530 gene encoding protein RGF1 INDUCIBLE TRANSCRIPTION FACTOR 1-like, producing the protein MYTYSAAVPRWLQFLLTEKFYNACLIHPEAKKNEKNVYCLDCCISLCPHCVSPHASHRLLQIRRYVYHDVIRVDDVAKLIDCSYIQSYKTNSAKVVFLNQRPQTKKCSSGNICSTCDRSLQEPYHFCSLSCKVSHLVKTLGTLSGYLFECNYMPLSDSGLDDGLMTPDSVLEPVGSNRTSSGSGGYGGVDCRTTLACTATTEIVRIVRKKRSGCSTFRPPCRPACSPVTEITVNSMNRRKGNPQRAPLY; encoded by the exons ATG TATACTTATTCTGCAGCCGTTCCTCGCTGGCTTCAATTCCTCCTCACCGAGAAATTCTACAACGCTTGTTTAATTCATCCAGAagcaaaaaagaatgaaaagaacgTGTATTGTTTGGATTGTTGCATCAGTCTTTGCCCTCACTGTGTTTCTCCCCACGCCTCTCACAGGCTCTTACAG ATCAGAAGATACGTGTATCACGACGTTATAAGAGTGGATGATGTTGCAAAACTAATCGACTGTTCTTACATTCAG TCCTACAAAACAAATAGTGCGAAAGTAGTGTTTTTGAATCAGAGGCCACAAACAAAGAAATGCTCCTCCGGCAATATCTGCAGCACCTGTGACAGAAGCCTGCAAGAACCATACCATTTCTGTTCTCTCTCTTGCAAG GTGAGTCACCTTGTGAAAACATTGGGTACTCTATCTGGTTACCTTTTCGAGTGCAACTACATGCCATTATCTGATTCTGGGCTCGACGACGGTTTAATGACTCCTGACTCGGTTCTTGAACCGGTTGGTTCGAACCGGACTTCATCTGGTTCGGGTGGATATGGTGGAGTGGATTGTAGAACCACACTTGCTTGCACTGCAACTACTGAGATTgtgagaattgtgagaaagaagagAAGTGGCTGTTCAACTTTCCGACCACCGTGTAGGCCTGCTTGCTCGCCGGTAACGGAAATCACAGTGAATAGTATGAACAGAAGGAAAGGAAATCCGCAGAGGGCCCCACTATATTGA